CATCTGCCGCCACTGCAATTTCCGCTTTCCGTTTGCCGTTGACCTGCACCGGCATCGTCACTGTGTCTTCGACCAACATGCTTTCATCCGCGACCGGCCAAGGGGCCGTTGCAATCAAGCCCTCGCCACCCAGCAGAGACCAGATTTCCTCAGACAAATGCGGTGTCATCGGCGACATTAACTGTGCAAGCGTGAGCGTTGCTTCGCGTTTCGCCACTGCACTTGCTTTAGATTTCGCAAGCACACCAGTGAAACCGTAAAGCTTTGCAATCGCTGCGTTAAAGCCAAAGCTTTCGACGCCGTTGGTCACGTCCATGATCGCCTTGTGCATTGCGCGCAGAAGATCAGCGTCTTGTGCCGCATCACCGCCTTCAAGTGCCGCGACATCATTTGCGATCCGCCAAACGCGAGACAGATGCTTGTGCGTCGCTTCGGCCCCCGACGCCGTCCATTCCACGTCACGCTCTGGCGGACTGTCGGACAACACAAACCACCGTGCCGTATCAGCGCCGTAGGTCGCGAGGATATCATCGGGATCAACCACGTTCTTCTTAGACTTCGACATTTTCGCGGAAGGGATGATTTCAACATCGGTTCCATCAGCGAGCTTGCCGTCGGTCACATCCGTCGGGAAATGATAGACAGGGCGTCCATCAGCGCCTTTGGTTTGGTAAATCTCGTGGGTCACCATGCCTTGCGTAAACAGCGCGTCAAACGGTTCTTCGCTACCTTGTGGCAAGTGGCCGGTCATCCGCATGGCCCGCGCGAAGAAACGGGAATAAAGCAGGTGCAGAATCGCGTGTTCGATACCGCCGATGTATTGGTCGACGTTCATCCAATACGCAGCTTCTTCGATATCAACCGGCGTCGCGGCCCCCGGTGAGGTAAAGCGCGCGTAATACCAAGACGAATCGACGAATGTGTCCATGGTGTCGGTTTCGCGCTGCGCATCAGCCCCGCATTTCGGGCACTTACAATCCCGCCATGTTGGATGACGATCAAGCGGGTTGCCCGGAATATCAAAGCTAACATCATCAGGCAGCTTGATCGGCAGGTTTTCTTTCGCCTCGGGCACCGCCCCGCAGGATTCGCAGTGCACGATCGGGATCGGGCAGCCCCAGTAGCGTTGACGAGACAGACCCCAGTCGCGCAAGCGGAACTTGGTGACGCCTTGACCCACGCCGTTTGCTTCGCAGAAATCAACAGCCGCTTCGACGGCTTCGTCTCCATTCTGTTCGGCCTCGCCAGCAAACCCTTTCAGATAAGTGACCTTATCAGTTTTGCCCGGCACAAATGCCTCGGTCAGCGCGACGTCCTCTTGACCCGGTTCCGCGAAAACAGGCGTGATTGGCAGGTCGTATTTCGTGGCGAATTCGAAGTCACGTTGATCATGTGCAGGGCAGCCGAAAATAGCGCCTGTACCGTAATCCATCAGGATGAAGTTCGCGATATAGACGGGCAATTCCCATGCGTTATCAAACGGATGACGCACGCGCAGGCCCGTGTCATAGCCCAGCTTTTCAGCCTTCTCGACCGCTTCGGCTGTGGTGCCACCTTTGCGACATTCTGCGCAGAACGCCGCGATTTCGGGGTTATCTGCCTCCAACTGCTTGGCCAGCGGATGGTCTGGAGAGATACCAACGAAGGAAGCACCGTTCAGGGTATCCGGACGGGTCGTGTAAACCTCTACACGGTCGTGGCCATCAGGGCCGTCGATGATTGAAAAACCAAACTGCAAACCGCGCGATTTGCCGATCCAGTTCGACTGCATCAGTTTGACCTTCGCGGGCCAGTTGTCGAGCGTATCCAACGCGGATAGCAATTCGTCCGAATAGTCGGAGATTTTAAAGAACCATTGCACCAGTTCGCGGCGTTCAACCTCTGCGCCAGACCGCCAGCCTTTGCCGTCAATAACCTGTTCGTTGGCCAGAACGGTCATATCGATTGGGTCCCAGTTCACGACCGCCTTTTTGCGATAGATCAAATCTTTCTCAAGGAAATCGATGAACAAGGCCTGCTGTTGGCCGTAGTATTCAGGATCACATGTCGCAAATTCACGGGACCAATCCAGCGACAGGCCCAGCGGGCGCATCTGGGATTTCATGTGGTCGATGTTGCCGTAGGTGTATTCCTTTGGATGAATGCCCGTGGCCATCGCCGCGTTTTCCGCAGGCATCCCAAAGGCATCCCAGCCCATCGGATGAAGCACGTTGTGACCTGTCGACAGTTTATAGCGCGCGATCACGTCGCCCATCGTGTAATTGCGGACGTGGCCCATGTGCAGGTTCCCCGATGGGTATGGGAACATCTCTAACACATAGTACTTCGGCTTATCGCCGCTGCGTACCGCCTTGAACGTTTCGGCATCCGTCCACGCGGCCTGCCATTTGGCTTCGATTTCTGATGGGGAATACGTGGACATATGTCTGGTCTTTCAATGGAAACACGGGCTGTAAGCTTTGCATTTTCATAAAGGCCTATGGGCCGAAAGACTAGTGCGTCCAAAGACGTGTCCACAAAAAGAAAGAGCCGCCCCAAAGGGCGGCTCAATCTCAATTCCTGTAAGACAACTTAGAATGTGAAGTCTACAGAAACTGTTACGCCTGGATCGTATTCACCAGCGCCGATTTCGTCGCCTTGGTCGCCATCTTCGTCAGCTGCGTATACGAAAGTAGCAGTCGCGCCGCCACCGAGGTCGTATGTTGCGCCAGCGTAGTAGTCAACGTCGTCGCCTTCGTTTTCGTTCAACGCACCAGCAAGAACAGTCAAGCCATTGCCGAGGTCGTAAGAACCTTCAACTTTGTACTTAGTCACGCCTTGGTCGTCCTGGTAGTCAACAGAAGCAGCGATTGGGCCGCTTGTGTAAGCTACGTTCACGCCGAGGTTTGCGTCTGCGTCACCTTCGTCAACGTAGTAACCAGTCGCAACAACTGGACCGATAGGGTATGAAACCTTGATACCAGTGGACTGTGTGTCAGCTGTCATGTTGTCAGCGTATGCAAGTGTGATTGTTGCGTTAGCAACAGTTACAGCTGCAGATACACCCATAACTTCAGCTGCGCTGAAGTCGCCGTTGCCGTCAGCAAAAGTTGTGTCTTCCTGGTAAGCTGCTGTCAAAGTAGCGATACCGAAAGTTGCTGCTGCACCGAATGAAAGCTGCTCAGCTTCACCGTTTGCATCGTCAATGATGTAAGACAAAGACGCGTCAACACCACCGAAAGATACGTCGCCGCGCAGAACTGCGGAGTCTGTACCTGTTGTGAAGGCGTCTGATTCCATGTCGCCAGCTGCTACAAAGCGCTTAGTCGCGGCTGTACCAGTGTCACCAACGAACAAAGACGCTGTGTCTGATTCCAAAGACAGAACGAAATCTGATGTCGCCAAAGGATCGGTGCCGCCGTCATTAGAAGCAGTACCGTCGTCTTCAGCAACAGTGACTTCGAAGTATGCGCCAGCTGTCAGACCGTTGTCCAAAGCAGCAGTTGCAGTTGTCTTCAGGTTACCTTCCCAGAAGAAACCGTCTTCGCCGATACCATCGACTTCGTTGTTGTAACCAAGTGTACCACCCAAAGAGTGGCTTACAGAGGCGTGGCCGTCAGCTGCAGCGGCGCCAGCAAAGGCGACCAGGGCAGTAGAGGTAAGAAGGATGCTTTTCATGGATAATTCCCTCGTGTTTGCATTCCCAAGATGCCAGATCGTCTAGCATTGAGTGTGTAATTGCGCCCAAGTGGCTGCACACTCAAGTAATTTGGGCCAATGTTTGGCGGGTCTATGAAAAATGGTGCATCAAGGACACACACCGGTTTTGGCAGTTTGCGGAATGACAAGCACGCACAAACCCCCTATTTCGTTGCCTAGAACGAATATCAAAACAATAACAGGACCCTGTAATGTCGCTGATGGATATCAAAGAGCGCATCAACCGCGCCGAAACAAAGGCGAACCGGCCAAAAGGTGATGTCACGCTTATTGCGGTTTCTAAAGTGCAACCTAATGCACGCGTTGAGGCGATTCTTTCTGAAGGTCACCACGTCTTTGGCGAAAACAAGGTGCAGGAAGCGGCTGGTAAATGGCCTGCGTTCCGCGAAACATATAATGATGTCGATCTTCACCTGATTGGACCACTGCAAACCAACAAGGCCCGTCAAGCGATGACACTTGCACAGGCGATCCACACACTGGACAGGCCAAAGCTTGCAACAACGATCGCACGCATCGCTCAAGAGGTCGGAAGCTGCCCTGATCTGTTCATTCAGGTGAACACCGGCGAAGAAACGCAGAAAGCAGGCGTTTTACCGTCCGATGCCGACACCTTTATCAAAGACGCGATCGCGCTTGATTTGCCGATCAAAGGGCTGATGTGTATTCCACCGGCGGAAGAAGAACCATCCTTGCACTTCGCATTGCTTGCCAAAATTGCAGGCCGCAATGGATTGGCAGGCCTGTCCATGGGCATGAGCGGAGATTTCGAAAGCGCGATTGCCTTAGGCGCGACACATGTTCGCGTTGGATCAGCTATCTTCGGTGACCGCGTTTATGACTAACACCTACGCCCCACCTCAAGATCCGCTTGTCATCCTGCACGACGATCACGAAGTCGTTCTTGTCGATAAGCCAAGCGGGCTTTTGTCTGTTCCGGGCAAGGGTGAACATCTGGCGGACTGTCTGATCACGCGTGTTCAGGCGGTTTACCCACAGGCTTTGCTGGTTCACCGCCTAGACCGGGACACGTCCGGGGTCATGATTTTCGCGTTAACGCCACACGCCCAGCGCCACCTCGGCCTGCAGTTTGAAAAACGTCAGACGAAAAAGACCTATGTGGCCCGCGTTGCGGGACGTATCGTAGAAAAAACCGGTACAGTTGATCTGCCACTTATCGTCGACTGGCCCAATCGTCCAAAACAGATGGTTTGCCATGAAACCGGCAAACAAGCCGTGACGGATTGGCGGGTCATCCGCAGTAACGATGCAGAAACGCGGGTCCGCCTGATGCCCAAAACGGGCCGGTCCCACCAACTACGTGTACATATGCTGGCGATGGGGCATCCCATTCTTGGCGATCCGTTCTATGCGACAGGCGACGCACTGAACCATCCCAGATTGATGCTGCATTCCGAGACATTCCAATTTCGGCACCCCGACGGCGGACAAGGCACCCGCATTACGGCCAAAGCACCATTCTAGTAAATCGGCGACCTGTCGGGGGTGCGCTCTATCGTGCGCGTCATTATATATCAACAAGAACCGCATGAAAGGATACCATCATGAGCTTGCGTATTAACGATACCATTCCAAACCTGACCGTCGAAACCGATCAAGGCAGCTTTGCTTTGCACGATTGGATCGGCGATAGCTGGGCGATCCTTTTCTCGCACCCCAAAGACTTTACGCCGGTTTGCACGACCGAATTTGGCGCAGTGGCGCAACTAGCCGACGAATGGGCCAAACGCGGCACAAAAGTGATTGGCGTGTCCGTCGACGGTGTCGAGGACCATAAGAAATGGAAAACTGACATCGAAACCGTTGGCGGCGCTGCAGCAGGTTTTCCAATTATCGCAGACACTGGACTTGAAGTGTCTAAGGCGTTCGACATGCTTCCCGCGGAAGCGTACCTGCCGGATGGACGCACACCGGCGGACAGCGCGACAGTCCGTTCGGTGTTTATCATCGGCCCAGACAAGCAGCTGAAATTGTCGATGACATACCCAATGACCGTCGGCCGCAATTTTGCCGAAGTGCTTCGTGCCCTCGATGGTCTACAGACATCCACTGGCCGTGGTGTTGCAACACCAGCGAACTGGAATGTTGGGGACGACGTCATCATTCCCGCCACATTGAGCGATGAAGACGCGAAAGCCAAATTCGGCGATTTTGAAAAAGTGCTGCCGTACTTGCGCAAGACAAAGCTCTAAACGGCGGTATCGCTGTTCGAACTGAAAGAGCCTCGCAAGTGATTGCGAGGCTCTTTTTCTTAGAAGATATAGACGCGCGTATTCACAGGCACCTGATCGTAAAGTTCTTCGACATGCGGGTTGATCAACCGAACGCAACCTGACGAAAAGTTCTGACCAATCGTCCACGGCTGTGGTGTACCATGAATGCGGTAATATGTGTCGCGGCCGCCCTCATACAGGTACAGCGCGCGCGCACCCATCGGGTTTTGCGGGTGACCACCAGGCAAACCACGCCGATAGGGCGCGTATAGCTCTGGTTCGAGGTTGATCATGTTCTGCGTCGGAATCCAGCTGGGCCATTCGGCCTTACGGCGGATCGTCAGAACCCCCGTATAGTTCCGACCCTGATTACCAAGCGCAATGCCGTAACGACGGGCACGACCATTGCCAAGCGTCCAATACAGATAGAAATCTTCCTTAACGACATGAATTTCGCCCGCTGGCAGTTCGGGGTTCACGTCTACTTCTTGGGGTCGGAAACGACGCGGAAGCTGGACGACGGTGGGTGTCGCTATCGCGGGCGTCGCGAGGATAGACGCCACTGCGCTTGCAGTGAATTGACGGCGTGTCAGCATTTGGGGTCCTGCTCAGGTCTATTGCTGTCTATTTTGACGCAATCATTAGGCCAAACAGATTACCGAACCAACAAAATGCAAAGTACCGGCCCAATTAGGGCCGGTACTGTAGGGTTCCTGCATCACTTTGTGGTGCTAGACGTCCCTTGGATACAGGTAAACTTTCGAACGCATCGGCGTGCGGTTGTAGAGATCTACGACAAATTCATTCGTAAGGCGTGCGCAGCCGTTTGATACCGCAGTGCCAATTGTGCGGGGCGCATTTGTCCCGTGAATGCGAAGATACGTGTCGCCACGCCCCGGTTCAAATAGGTAAAGCGCGCGCGCACCAAGCGGGTTGTCCGGCCCGCCTTCGAGCCCGTCTGCGTATTTTTCATACGCCTCTGGATCACGTTCAATCATTTCCGGTGTCGGTGTCCAGCTAGGCCATTCTTTCTTGGCACCAACGTAGAAGCTACCCGGTTCGTACAACCCTGGACGACCAACACCGACGGCGTAGCGCATTGCCTGATCGCCACCCAGTGTCAGGTAAAGGCGGAATGTGTTTGGATCCATGTGGATTTCATTGGCGGCGACGGCGCCTGCCAAAGTAACCAAAGTTGGCGCAAGAGGATCAGCAGGTACAACTGGCGCTTCTGGCGCTGGCGCGGCCGCCTCTTGTGCAAAAGCAGGGTGAGCGCCAAACGCGGTGATGGCAGCACCCGTGGCAATAAAATGACGTCTTGTCAGCATAAGGTTTTCCCCCGAAGAATCTGCGCTGGTTTGTTCGTATCTAGCGTCATCCCGACCGGAATTCAGATCAAATATGAGTGAACCGATTTTGGTGATGCAAACCAACAACAGCCTTATCTGCTCACAATTATGCCGACGAGGGGGAAAAATCACGAAGCGGTATCAGAATCGGTACCCCACCGACAGGTTGATGTATGGATAAGCCGCAAAATTGGCGGCGTCAGCGCGGGCGTTTTGCACATCCGGATCGGCATCAATTGCGGCCTGAAGCTCAGCGCTGTCCCCAGTAATTTCAATGTCGAAACCGCCTACAAAGACAGCCCCAATTTCACTACTTAATACCCACTCATCGTTAATCGGGTAATCGTATCCGACAGAAACCAAAGGGGCGGCAGTTCGATTGAATTCCGCAATACTAGTCGCTGTGCCGCTGTCAAAGCTTTGCCCGTCATATTCGATCGGATTACTAGCTGTCCCTGATATCGTTGTTTCAATGCTTGTTTTGCTGAACACTAGGCCACCTGAAATACGCCAGTCCGCATCCACCGGAGAATAGTCTACGATCATAGTCATTGCACCCAGTGCGGCATCGATATCGTAACTGTTCCCGCTTTCCGTTTGTGTTTCATTCAGCTGAAGGCCACCCATCCATCCAGCACGTGCGCGCCAATCAGGAGTCATCTGGTATCCCCCCTCAAAAGACAAACCAAACGTAGAAATCCCGCTCCATGCGGTGACATCACCTATGTTTTGGGCTTTCAGCGGCCCCGCCAGAATGCCCAATATCATGAGGATCCAAATTCTTATTCGCATCAAAAGCCCTTTCAAATTTAGGGCAAACTAGCGGGAACAAGTAAACAAACAAAAAAGCCCCGATGAACACATCGGGGCTTTTTCAAATCTTTCAAAGAAGGATTACTCTTCAGCAGCTTCTTCTTTTGTGATCTCTTTACCAGTTTCCTGATCAACCATTTTCATAGCCAAACGGACTTTGCCGCGATCATCAAAGCCGAGCAGTTTCACCCAAACTTCCTGACCTTCTTTCAGAACGTCAGATGGGTGGTTCAGGCGACGGTTTTCGATCTGGGACACGTGCACAAGGCCGTCACGCTTACCAAAGAAGTTCACAAACGCGCCGAAATCGACGAGCTTCACAACTTTACCTTTGTAGATCACGCCTTCTTCTGGCTCAGCCACGATGGAATGGATCATGTCGTAGGCCTTTTTGATGGCCTCCGCATCGTTGGACGCCAGCTTGATGATACCGTCGTCGTTGATGTCCACTTTCGCGCCGGATGTCTCAACGATTTCACGGATCACTTTACCACCAGACCCGATCACTTCACGGATCTTGTCAGTCGGAATCTGCATCGTTTCGATCTTCGGTGCGTGTACGCCCAGATCTTTCGCGCCTGTCAGCGCTTTGCCCATCTCACCGAGGATATGCAAACGGCCAGCTTTCGCCTGTGCCAGCGCCTTGGACATGATTTCCGGCGTGATACCTGCGATCTTGATGTCCATCTGCAAAGATGTGATACCGTTTTCAGTACCCGCAACTTTGAAGTCCATGTCGCCGAGGTGATCTTCGTCACCCAAGATGTCGGACAGGATCGCGTAATCGCCATCGTCTTCCATCACCAGACCCATCGCAACACCAGCAACTGGTGCTTTCAACGGAACGCCTGCGTCCATCATGGACAAAGACCCACCACAAACGGACGCCATTGAAGACGACCCATTGGATTCAGTGATCTCTGACACCAAACGGATAGTGTATGGGAAATCAGTTGCGGACGGCAGAACAGCCTGCAACGCACGCCAAGCCAGTTTACCGTGGCCGATTTCACGACGACCCGGACCACCAACACGACCAACTTCACCAACTGAATACGGTGGGAAGTTATAATGAAGCATGAAGTTCGACTTATACATACCAGTCAATGAGTCGATCATCTGCTCATCGTCGCCAGTACCAAGCGTCGTCACAACAAGACCCTGTGTCTCACCACGTGTAAACAAGGCAGAGCCGTGTGTCCGTGGCAGGATGCCTGTCTCGGAAACGATCGGGCGAATCGTGTCGAGAGCACGACCGTCGATGCGCTTGCCGTTTTTGACAACATCACCGCGCAGAACTGCAGATTCCAGCTTCTTCAGAGCAGCGCCCAGGTTGCCGTCTTCTTGTTGCTCTTCGGACAAAGATGCGATGATCTCGTCCTTGGCGGTAGAAACTGCACCGGTACGTTCTTGCTTGTCCGTGATCGCATAAGCGGCACGCATTTTGTCTTCGCCAGCGGCTTTGACAGCGTTGAACAGGTCTGAATAATCTTCAGGCTGGAAATCAAATGGCTCTTTTGCACATTCTTCGGCCAGATCGATGATCAGGTCGATGACCGGCTGAATGCTTTCGTGGGCGAACGTCACCGCACCGAGCATTTCTTCTTCGGTCAATTCGTATGCTTCAGATTCAACCATCATCACGGCGTCTTTTGTGCCGGCAACAACAAGATCCAAGCGCTGCTCTGGGTTCAGGCGCAGGTTATGCATATCGTCGATTTCTGGGTTCAGGATGTATTCACCATCCTCAAAACCAACGCGACACGCAGCAATCGGGCCGCGGAATGGCGCACCGGAAATGGTAAGTGCCGCGGATGCCGCGATCATCGCAACCATATCTGGGTCATTAACCAGATCGTGGGATAGCACAGTACACATCACCAGAACTTCGTTTTTGAAGCCGGGGACGAACAACGGGCGAATTGGACGGTCGATCAGGCGGGATGTCAGCGTCTCTTTTTCAGTTGGACGCGCTTCACGCTTGAAGAAGCCACCAGGTACTTTACCGGCAGCATAGTATTTTTCTTGATAATGTACGGTCAGCGGAAAGAAATCCTGACCAGGCTTTTGCTTGCGTGCAAATGTGACGTTCGCCATCACAGATGTTTCGCCAAGTGTGGCAATCACTGAGCCGTCAGCCTGACGCGCAACCTTGCCGGTTTCGAGAGTGAGCGTTTCTTCGCCCCACTGCATCGATTTTTTTACTTCGTTAAACATATATGTTTTCCTTTTGGCCCGATGGGGCCTTTTGCGTAGGGGGCGTATTCCCCCTCAATCCGGTATCTTCTTTTGTCGGCGCTGGACTGCGGGCGCCGGTCTTCCAAGATGGGCGGGCCATACACTGGATTGACCCGATTGGGAAGCATTATGGGTTTTCAGACCATGAAAGAGATGCAACAACCCATCAACACATGCGCCAAACCCGCAAAATTGCCCAACCGCTAAAGTAGATTAATGACAGAAATTCCATCGCACCCTTTAGATCGTTGGCAATATCGCGTGACCCCGGTTGAAACTGAGGATGCCATTGCCGTCGGGGATTTCTGGCTCACTGTTGGTGATGACCTTCCGGTCACAACCGTCACCGATCGAAACGGGGTCGAAATCGGGGTCATTGTCGGTTTCGCAATCGACATCGCGGCCGCTAAAATTCTAGCCGGAACTTGGGCGGCGCCCGTTTCGCATGACGATCCCGTTGATGAACTTGTCCGCAATCTTTTGTGGGCAATTGGCGGGCGATACATTTGGATTGCAACGCTTGGCTGTCAAACACGCCTTTATCCAGATGCCGGCGGACAGGTGACCTGCGTTTATGACCCCGAAATGCGATGTGCGGGTGCAACCGCATTGTCGCTGATGGACGATACGACCTACGATGCGCGGTTCAATAAGACGCTATTTGATCAGCTCGGCGTCAACGGCGAAGGTTGGTTTCCCGCCGGATTGACGGCCCATCATGGCTTATCCAGAGTACTGCCAAACCACTACCTCGATCTGCAAGATTGGTCAGTGAACCGTTTCCAAGGGGCTGCATTCAAACACACCGACCTCAGCACCGATGAAATCGTTGACCGGATGATCGCGATCACACAATCACAGATCACGGCTCTGATAGATGGCGACAAGATGCCGGCGATTGCGCTGACCGCCGGATATGAGACCCGTGTTTTATTGGCTTGTGCGCGTCCATACCTAGACAAGGTCAAATTTGTAACGGTCGTTGGCGAAGATCGTCATCAAATCGACAGCACCATCGCCCGTCAAATTGCCGATGATATGTCCTTGGACCACATGGCGCTGCCGCGCAAAAATGCAGACACGGACCAGCAGGAACTGTTTTTGCGGCGCGGCGGGCATTGCCATGGTGACAGTAACGTCAAATTCCACCCCAGTGTCCGGCCGCTCGCGCGCGAACACGTCTTCGTCGGTGGGTTGGGTGGTGAAATCGGGCGGGCCTTTCTTTGGCGTGATACCGACACTGCCGAACTAAATGTTTCGACTGAATTGTTGGTAACACGCTTTGGCCTGCGTCAGTCCGATAAAGCCGCTGCGGCCCTTGGCGCTTGGTTGACGGAGCTCAAAACCGAAATCGGAACAAACGGTCTAGATATTCTAGACCTCGCGTACATAGAAAATCGCATGGGACCTTGGGCGAATGTCCAATTCTGCGCGGACCCAACTGTTGTACGCTATGCTCCGATGTTCACCTACGAAACCTCGGCGTTGATGCGCGGCCTACCCGCCGACTGGAAACGAAATGGGACTTTAGGGATCGCTATGATCCAACGGTTGTGGCCGGAGCTAAGCCAGTACCCCTACAATTCCCTCGGCCCAGTGCGCGACATTTGGGTGAAAATTCAACGGGTCATCGCCAATCCAGCCATTGTCGCCAAAAAACTACGACAACTGAAACACTAAACCCCATAGCTTTGAACAAGTCCCATTGAAAGTAAGCTCCACCCGTCCGCCACAACAAAAAACGACAGTTTAAAGGGAAGCGAAACGATTGCAGGCGGCACCATCATCATCCCCATCGACATCAGAATGGCCGCAACAATGAGATCGATAATCAGGAACGGCAAAAAGATAATAAACCCGACCTGAAATGCACGCGCAAGTTCGCTCAACATAAACGACGGGATCACGACGGACAGGTTGGACTGAACGATCGGCAAGGTCGGATCAACATCCGGTCGCAGCTCAGCCATGCGTTCGAAGGTTTCAGGGTTAATCCGACCCGCCATGAAAATCTTCAACGGCTCCATCGCGCGGAAAAAGCCTGTTTCGATGTCCATAGTACCATCAACGACCGGACCGACGCCCTGCTCCCAAGACGCAATGAACACGGGCTCCATAACAAAATAAGTCATGAATAACGCAAGGCTGACCATCATCATATTTGGGGGCGACTGCTGCAAACCAATCGCTTGTCGCAAAATGGCGAAGACGGTGACGAAGAATGGAAAACAGGTCACCATAATTGCGATGCCCGGCACCAAACTGAGCACGGTGATCAAAACTAACAACTGGATCGACCGCGACGCCAGAGAGGTATCGTCGCCCAGCGTTATCGAAAAATCTTGCGCGACTGATGGCGACGCCCAAAAAGCGATACACAGTAACGTAATGCAAAAAAAACGCACGTTATTCCAACTCGTCGTTGTGAACGGCGACCTCCGTCAGCCGCACCGCAAGCTGCCCCGGTTCCCCCCCCTCCAGTTCTTGCAGTTCTCCGCGGGCAACCAGCCGATCGCCGATATAAAGCTCTACGGGATCATCAATTTTGCGATCCAACGGTAAAACCGCATTTTCCGTTAGGTTCATCAGATCAGAGATCAGCGGCGTTGCCTTGCCGACGGAAACCGATATCTCGATTGGGATGCGTTGCAGAGGATGTACCGACGCATGTCCAGTGGTCTGTTTTTCGACAACATCTTCCATCTTATGAAGCTTCCTTCGCTGGGGTAATCAAGATTTTCGAATGATGTTTGATGGCCTCGTGTAAGGCATCAAAATCAATGGACGTTTCGTGCCCGCCACCCATGAAAAACGCCGCATGTTCTGTTAAG
The Rhodobacteraceae bacterium S2214 genome window above contains:
- a CDS encoding L,D-transpeptidase — protein: MLTRRHFIATGAAITAFGAHPAFAQEAAAPAPEAPVVPADPLAPTLVTLAGAVAANEIHMDPNTFRLYLTLGGDQAMRYAVGVGRPGLYEPGSFYVGAKKEWPSWTPTPEMIERDPEAYEKYADGLEGGPDNPLGARALYLFEPGRGDTYLRIHGTNAPRTIGTAVSNGCARLTNEFVVDLYNRTPMRSKVYLYPRDV
- a CDS encoding peroxiredoxin is translated as MSLRINDTIPNLTVETDQGSFALHDWIGDSWAILFSHPKDFTPVCTTEFGAVAQLADEWAKRGTKVIGVSVDGVEDHKKWKTDIETVGGAAAGFPIIADTGLEVSKAFDMLPAEAYLPDGRTPADSATVRSVFIIGPDKQLKLSMTYPMTVGRNFAEVLRALDGLQTSTGRGVATPANWNVGDDVIIPATLSDEDAKAKFGDFEKVLPYLRKTKL
- a CDS encoding YggS family pyridoxal phosphate-dependent enzyme; this translates as MSLMDIKERINRAETKANRPKGDVTLIAVSKVQPNARVEAILSEGHHVFGENKVQEAAGKWPAFRETYNDVDLHLIGPLQTNKARQAMTLAQAIHTLDRPKLATTIARIAQEVGSCPDLFIQVNTGEETQKAGVLPSDADTFIKDAIALDLPIKGLMCIPPAEEEPSLHFALLAKIAGRNGLAGLSMGMSGDFESAIALGATHVRVGSAIFGDRVYD
- a CDS encoding RNA pseudouridine synthase; this encodes MTNTYAPPQDPLVILHDDHEVVLVDKPSGLLSVPGKGEHLADCLITRVQAVYPQALLVHRLDRDTSGVMIFALTPHAQRHLGLQFEKRQTKKTYVARVAGRIVEKTGTVDLPLIVDWPNRPKQMVCHETGKQAVTDWRVIRSNDAETRVRLMPKTGRSHQLRVHMLAMGHPILGDPFYATGDALNHPRLMLHSETFQFRHPDGGQGTRITAKAPF
- a CDS encoding L,D-transpeptidase, which encodes MLTRRQFTASAVASILATPAIATPTVVQLPRRFRPQEVDVNPELPAGEIHVVKEDFYLYWTLGNGRARRYGIALGNQGRNYTGVLTIRRKAEWPSWIPTQNMINLEPELYAPYRRGLPGGHPQNPMGARALYLYEGGRDTYYRIHGTPQPWTIGQNFSSGCVRLINPHVEELYDQVPVNTRVYIF
- a CDS encoding porin, yielding MKSILLTSTALVAFAGAAAADGHASVSHSLGGTLGYNNEVDGIGEDGFFWEGNLKTTATAALDNGLTAGAYFEVTVAEDDGTASNDGGTDPLATSDFVLSLESDTASLFVGDTGTAATKRFVAAGDMESDAFTTGTDSAVLRGDVSFGGVDASLSYIIDDANGEAEQLSFGAAATFGIATLTAAYQEDTTFADGNGDFSAAEVMGVSAAVTVANATITLAYADNMTADTQSTGIKVSYPIGPVVATGYYVDEGDADANLGVNVAYTSGPIAASVDYQDDQGVTKYKVEGSYDLGNGLTVLAGALNENEGDDVDYYAGATYDLGGGATATFVYAADEDGDQGDEIGAGEYDPGVTVSVDFTF
- the leuS gene encoding leucine--tRNA ligase, translated to MSTYSPSEIEAKWQAAWTDAETFKAVRSGDKPKYYVLEMFPYPSGNLHMGHVRNYTMGDVIARYKLSTGHNVLHPMGWDAFGMPAENAAMATGIHPKEYTYGNIDHMKSQMRPLGLSLDWSREFATCDPEYYGQQQALFIDFLEKDLIYRKKAVVNWDPIDMTVLANEQVIDGKGWRSGAEVERRELVQWFFKISDYSDELLSALDTLDNWPAKVKLMQSNWIGKSRGLQFGFSIIDGPDGHDRVEVYTTRPDTLNGASFVGISPDHPLAKQLEADNPEIAAFCAECRKGGTTAEAVEKAEKLGYDTGLRVRHPFDNAWELPVYIANFILMDYGTGAIFGCPAHDQRDFEFATKYDLPITPVFAEPGQEDVALTEAFVPGKTDKVTYLKGFAGEAEQNGDEAVEAAVDFCEANGVGQGVTKFRLRDWGLSRQRYWGCPIPIVHCESCGAVPEAKENLPIKLPDDVSFDIPGNPLDRHPTWRDCKCPKCGADAQRETDTMDTFVDSSWYYARFTSPGAATPVDIEEAAYWMNVDQYIGGIEHAILHLLYSRFFARAMRMTGHLPQGSEEPFDALFTQGMVTHEIYQTKGADGRPVYHFPTDVTDGKLADGTDVEIIPSAKMSKSKKNVVDPDDILATYGADTARWFVLSDSPPERDVEWTASGAEATHKHLSRVWRIANDVAALEGGDAAQDADLLRAMHKAIMDVTNGVESFGFNAAIAKLYGFTGVLAKSKASAVAKREATLTLAQLMSPMTPHLSEEIWSLLGGEGLIATAPWPVADESMLVEDTVTMPVQVNGKRKAEIAVAADADKASVEALAMSNETVIRALDGATPKKVIVVPGRIVNIVV